A single window of Malus sylvestris chromosome 5, drMalSylv7.2, whole genome shotgun sequence DNA harbors:
- the LOC126621022 gene encoding putative pectate lyase 2, with the protein MASLAPLVLFLLCFLTYIAPTFQAYSPDYYTTPNITLKNIMNVVDSCWRTKSNWATNRRALADCAVGYGKDALGGKYGRTYVVTTSNDDSVNPKPGSLRYGVIQTQPLWIVFAKDMVITLKNELIMNSFKTIDGRGAKVEIAYGPCITVQGVSHVIIHGISIHDCKPGKGGNVRSTPTHIGKRRGCDGDAIAVFASSHVWIDHCFLARSADGLLDVTHASTAVTITNNYFSQHDKVMLLGHNDNFSADKNMRVTIAFNRFGAGLVERMPRVRFGYAHLANNRYDEWKMYAVGGSANPTIFSEGNYFIAPETSYAKQVTKREAGGSWNNWKWRSSGDVFKNGAFFVQSGYGNCYPLYSRKQSFKVFPGAMVPALTSNAGPLRCFVGKVC; encoded by the exons ATGGCCTCCCTAGCCCCTCtcgtattatttctcttatgttTTTTAACTTATATTGCTCCAACATTTCAAGCCTATTCCCCAGACTACTACACCACCCCCAATATCACTCTCAAAAACATCATGAACGTGGTAGACTCGTGTTGGCGCACCAAATCCAATTGGGCCACCAACCGCCGAGCCTTGGCCGACTGCGCAGTAGGCTATGGCAAAGACGCATTGGGAGGAAAATACGGGCGTACTTATGTAGTCACAACCTCAAATGATGACTCAGTAAACCCTAAACCCGGCTCACTCCGTTACGGGGTGATCCAAACGCAGCCATTATGGATCGTTTTTGCCAAGGACATGGTGATCACGCTAAAAAATGAGCTCATTATGAATAGTTTCAAGACCATAGATGGTAGAGGTGCTAAAGTTGAAATTGCGTACGGACCATGCATAACGGTGCAGGGCGTTAGCCACGTTATTATACATGGAATAAGCATTCATGATTGTAAGCCTGGGAAGGGTGGGAATGTTAGGAGCACTCCTACACATATTGGGAAGCGTCGAGGGTGCGACGGAGATGCTATTGCTGTCTTTGCTTCTTCGCATGTTTGGATAGACCATTGCTTCCTAGCTCGTAGCGCAGATGGCCTCCTTGATGTCACCCATGCTTCCACTGCCGTCACCATCACAAACAACTATTTCTCTCAGCATGACAAA GTGATGTTGCTTGGTCACAATGACAATTTTAGTGCAGATAAAAATATGAGAGTCACAATCGCCTTTAACCGTTTTGGGGCTGGCCTTGTTGAAAGAATGCCAAG ggttaggTTTGGGTATGCGCACCTGGCCAACAATAGATATGACGAGTGGAAAATGTATGCCGTAGGAGGCAGTGCCAATCCAACAATTTTCAGTGAAGGGAACTACTTCATAGCTCCTGAGACTTCTTATGCCAAACAGGTTACAAAGAGAGAGGCTGGAGGCAGTTGGAATAATTGGAAATGGAGATCTTCAGGGGATGTGTTCAAGAATGGTGCTTTTTTTGTTCAATCTGGATATGGAAACTGCTATCCACTTTACTCTCGAAAGCAGTCGTTTAAGGTCTTTCCAGGAGCCATGGTTCCTGCTTTAACCTCAAATGCAGGTCCTCTACGCTGCTTTGTTGGCAAAGTATGTTAA